From the Deinococcus hopiensis KR-140 genome, one window contains:
- a CDS encoding transposase — protein sequence MPGRTHSREFKLDIVNQINGAHKTTAQLCREHALSPSLIHRWRKEVEARGEAAFTDQAKPDQSLEQRIAELERFCGQLSLENTILKKSLATYRSKNGIK from the coding sequence ATGCCCGGACGCACCCACAGCCGTGAATTCAAGCTTGACATCGTGAACCAGATCAATGGGGCTCACAAGACGACCGCCCAGCTCTGCCGAGAACATGCCCTGTCGCCCAGCTTGATTCACCGTTGGCGGAAAGAGGTCGAGGCGCGAGGTGAAGCAGCGTTCACCGACCAGGCCAAACCCGACCAGTCGTTGGAACAACGAATCGCCGAGTTGGAACGATTTTGCGGACAGTTGTCGCTGGAGAACACGATTCTAAAAAAGTCGTTGGCGACGTACCGCTCGAAAAACGGCATCAAATGA
- a CDS encoding IS3 family transposase, producing MIEDARLAYPQVSVRRLCELHGVNRSWFYEQQGREEVDTDQALSQDIEAVVMEFNGYGYRRVTRELARRGRPVNHKRVLRVMRERRLLCRPKRRHRATTDSNHSEKRFPNLLRDAVPVRPNQVWQADLTYVRVRQGFVYLACVLDGFTREVVGWSMSKFMDADLPLAALNNALSARCPAPGLLHHSDQGMQYASRVYVDRLRSAGITPSMSRTGNPYDNAKMESFYKTLKTEEVDLQEYVDLDDARRHINFFIADLYNRRRLHSSLGYVPPAEFAARYTATQM from the coding sequence ATGATCGAGGATGCGCGACTCGCGTATCCCCAGGTGTCGGTACGTCGTCTGTGCGAGCTGCACGGCGTCAATCGCTCGTGGTTCTACGAACAGCAGGGCCGGGAGGAGGTGGACACCGATCAGGCGTTGTCCCAGGACATTGAGGCCGTGGTGATGGAGTTCAACGGGTACGGATATCGGCGTGTCACCCGCGAGTTGGCCCGACGGGGCCGCCCGGTCAATCACAAGCGCGTGTTGCGTGTCATGCGGGAACGACGGTTGTTGTGCCGTCCCAAGCGCCGCCACCGGGCGACGACGGATTCCAACCACAGCGAGAAGCGCTTTCCCAACCTGCTGCGTGACGCCGTTCCGGTACGGCCCAATCAGGTCTGGCAGGCAGACCTGACCTACGTGCGAGTCCGGCAAGGCTTTGTGTACCTGGCCTGCGTGCTGGACGGTTTTACCCGTGAGGTCGTGGGCTGGTCCATGTCAAAGTTCATGGACGCGGATTTGCCGTTGGCAGCGCTCAACAACGCGCTTTCGGCGCGTTGTCCTGCTCCCGGTCTGCTGCACCACTCGGACCAGGGCATGCAATACGCGAGCCGAGTGTACGTGGACCGCTTGCGGTCCGCAGGAATCACGCCAAGCATGTCCAGGACAGGCAATCCCTATGACAACGCCAAAATGGAGAGTTTCTACAAGACCCTGAAGACCGAGGAGGTCGATCTGCAAGAGTACGTCGATCTGGACGATGCCCGGCGACACATCAATTTCTTTATTGCGGACCTGTACAATCGCCGCCGACTGCACTCCAGCCTGGGATACGTCCCACCTGCCGAGTTCGCTGCCCGCTACACTGCTACCCAGATGTGA